A single window of Solanum dulcamara chromosome 5, daSolDulc1.2, whole genome shotgun sequence DNA harbors:
- the LOC129888882 gene encoding pentatricopeptide repeat-containing protein At2g37320, whose amino-acid sequence MSNLLFRYGLRKKLSLTKIKRPLKGQRFLDILAPKPNVIKNHQNCLQIIEDFLQTDSEQNCKHPLDKEHSFSYSKEEDSVSLLFRLHKEGSKIGVSLVSNAMSLCASKRVFSLGIQVHCLAIVNGFLSNVYIGSSLITFYGNFGGIVDAYKVFDEMPVRNVVSWNAMLNGFAKENELDMCLKLYKGMMWLGLKVNEFAFMSLLSACMGSGCFGHGRSIHCQIILMAFESYVQVANAILSMYCKCGEVKDAIHIFENTKSKDLVSWNSMICGYGQQGQAIQAIELFEEMKKQEVRPDSITFLGVLSSCRHAGFVKEGMSYFYSMVYYGVKPELVHYSCIVDLLGRARFLEEAREFIMKMPIQPNGVIWGSLLMSCRLQGNFRLGIEAAENRLALEPWSTSTHLQLINLYAGLGYWDQAARVQKLMKDTRLKRDPGYSWIEISNQVFRFTAEDISMGHIKSIASLVDILVDHMRSLGVEEIDSSE is encoded by the coding sequence ATGAGCAATCTCCTTTTTCGTTATggtttgagaaaaaaattgtcGCTCACCAAGATAAAGAGGCCATTAAAGGGCCAGAGATTTCTTGATATCTTAGCTCCAAAGCCAAATGTGATcaagaatcaccaaaattgTCTTCAAATCATTGAGGACTTTCTCCAAACAGATTCTGAGCAAAATTGTAAACACCCATTGGATAAAGAACACTCTTTTTCGTATTCAAAGGAAGAAGATTCAGTTTCATTGTTATTTAGGTTACATAAAGAAGGGTCTAAAATTGGGGTTAGTTTAGTATCGAATGCTATGAGTTTGTGCGCGTCGAAAAGGGTTTTTAGTTTAGGGATTCAAGTTCATTGTTTGGCGATTGTTAATGGGTTTTTATCCAATGTGTATATTGGTAGTTCTTTGATCACTTTTTATGGTAATTTTGGAGGAATTGTAGATGCGTACAAAGTGTTTGATGAAATGCCTGTGAGAAATGTTGTGTCTTGGAATGCTATGTTAAACGGGTTTGCGAAGGAGAACGAGTTGGATATGTGTTTGAAGCTGTATAAGGGAATGATGTGGTTGGGATTGAAGGTTAATGAATTTGCCTTTATGAGCTTGTTGAGTGCGTGTATGGGTAGTGGATGTTTTGGTCATGGAAGGAGTATCCACTGCCAGATAATTCTTATGGCTTTTGAGTCCTATGTACAAGTTGCAAATGCCATTTTATCAATGTATTGTAAATGTGGGGAAGTAAAGGATGCTATTCACATTTTTGAAAATACAAAGAGTAAAGATTTGGTGTCGTGGAACTCGATGATTTGTGGATATGGACAGCAAGGACAAGCAATTCAAGCTATTGAACTTTTTGAGGAAATGAAGAAGCAAGAAGTGAGGCCTGATTCCATTACTTTCCTTGGGGTGTTGTCTTCTTGCCGCCATGCAGGTTTTGTTAAAGAAGGCATGTCTTATTTTTATTCAATGGTTTATTATGGTGTGAAGCCAGAGCTAGTTCATTATTCATGTATCGTGGATCTTCTAGGACGAGCACGTTTTTTAGAAGAGGCTCGTGAGTTTATCATGAAGATGCCAATTCAACCAAATGGTGTTATATGGGGTTCCTTGCTTATGTCGTGTAGGCTTCAGGGGAACTTTCGGTTGGGAATTGAGGCTGCAGAGAATAGGCTTGCACTGGAACCATGGTCCACCTCTACCCATTTGCAGCTGATAAATTTATACGCTGGTTTAGGATACTGGGATCAGGCAGCTAGAGTGCAGAAGTTGATGAAAGATACCAGACTTAAAAGGGATCCTGGTTATAGTTGGATCGAGATAAGCAATCAAGTTTTTCGATTCACTGCTGAAGATATATCAATGGGACATATTAAATCAATTGCTAGTTTGGTGGATATTTTGGTGGATCACATGAGAAGCTTGGGTGTAGAAGAAATTGATTCCAGTGAATAG
- the LOC129888880 gene encoding origin of replication complex subunit 5-like: protein MGDEGIPQTPRRTTRASLSSTVNPKNSTGKLKSCNLLPLTIHDLAYGDESISLDDLISSLPGRRAQIIELLHLLGTLDSPMFPVFVYGGASTGKTSSILQIFKHLKRPFVYCSCITCYSPRILFESVLNQLLLHRRNESNRYSSTKRCERPSDFVNLLQEALHNVLDSLTGNVEKSSSKKSVGRARGKMVYLVFDNLELAREWDKSSNILPFLFKLYDILKMPEVGLIFLGNASPDTYYSDTGYVEPVPVYFPDYTDDELHQILMKNQKNPKLYSSFLEVVLRPFCRVTRRVDELSTAFSSLYQIYCEPLDDLGIVLSEDMKRKLFSHLQPHIGPYLNNTFKVESRLSSEASAKTNKWKGIAKKIGVCESSSEIDFHMSVCAKYLLICAFLASRNPATLDASLFDSTGGSSNQKRKRKSSEKSKEKKEIVEQELLLKGPGTFPLERLLAICQCVVSVSECLPDEEAEGHDGLEGESWTNGLLSDALLELSSLCNANFISKAGTCPLEGANRYRSMVSEAMALKVAKSLKFPLAKYLYRGG, encoded by the exons ATGGGTGATGAAGGAATTCCACAAACTCCCAGAAGAACCACTAGAGCATCATTGTCTAGCACAGTGAATCCTAAAAATTCTACAGGGAAGTTAAAATCATGTAATCTGTTGCCTTTGACAATACATGATCTCGCTTATGGAGATGAATCAATTAGTTTAGATGATTTGATTTCTAGTTTACCTGGTAGACGTGCACAAATAATTGAACTGTTACACCTTTTGGGCACTTTGGATTCTCCAATGTTTCCTGTCTTCGTATATGGAGGTGCTTCGACTGGGAAAACAAGTTCAATTCTTCAGATATTTAAGCACCTAAAACGTCCATTTGTTTACTGCAGTTGTATAACATGCTATAGCCCAAGGATACTATTTGAATCTGTGTTGAATCAGTTATTGCTTCATAGAAGGAATGAAAGCAATCGTTATTCAAGTACAAAACGCTGTGAAAGGCCCTCCGATTTTGTAAATCTTTTGCAGGAGGCTCTTCATAATGTGTTAGATAGTCTGACGGGGAATGTGGAGAAATCAAGCTCGAAGAAGTCGGTGGGAAGGGCTAGGGGAAAAATGGTTTACTTGGTATTTGATAACTTGGAGCTTGCTCGTGAATGGGACAAGAGTTCCAACATATTGCCTTTTCTCTTTAAGCTCTATGATATTCTGAAAATGCCAGAAGTGGGTTTGATTTTTCTCGGTAATGCCTCACCTGACACTTATTACTCGGACACTGGCTATGTAGAACCTGTTCCTGTTTACTTTCCTGATTACACCGACGATGAACTTCATCAAATCTTAATGAAAAACCAGAAAAACCCAAAGCTATATTCCTCATTTCTCGA AGTGGTATTGAGGCCATTTTGTCGAGTTACTAGGCGAGTTGATGAATTATCGACTGCATTCTCATCATTATATCAGATATATTGTGAACCTCTTGATGATTTAGGCATTGTTCTAAGTGAAGATATGAAAAGAAAACTTTTTTCTCATCTTCAACCACATATTGGACCATACCTGAACAACACATTCAAAGTTGAAAGCAGGCTGTCTTCTGAAGCCTCAGCTAAGACGAACAAATGGAAAGGCATTGCCAAGAAAATTGGAGTTTGTGAATCTTCCAGTGAGATAGACTTTCATATGTCTGTTTGTGCCAAATATCTTCTTATTTGTGCTTTCCTTGCTTCAAGAAATCCAGCTACCCTTGATGCATCCTTGTTTGATTCAACTGGAGGTTCCAGTAACCAAAAACGAAAGAGGAA GAGCTCGGAGAAGTCCAAAGAGAAGAAGGAAATTGTAGAGCAAGAATTGCTCTTGAAGGGACCAGGAACGTTTCCCTTGGAAAGATTATTAGCCATATGTCAGTGTGTTGTATCTGTGTCAGAATGCTTACCTGATGAAGAAGCAGAAGGACATGATGGATTGGAAGGAGAGAGTTGGACTAATGGACTGTTGTCTGATGCTCTTTTGGAATTATCAAGTCTGTGTAATGCCAATTTTATCAGTAAAGCTGGAACTTGCCCCTTGGAAGGCGCTAATCGGTATCGATCTATGGTGTCTGAAGCTATGGCTCTTAAG GTTGCAAAGAGTCTAAAATTTCCTCTGGCAAAGTATTTATATAGAGGAGGATGA